One genomic segment of Sminthopsis crassicaudata isolate SCR6 chromosome 2, ASM4859323v1, whole genome shotgun sequence includes these proteins:
- the LOC141556735 gene encoding alpha-1-antiproteinase 2-like — MFQRKMQLPLYLLLLVAWIPKAIFCQEQSDTEEQSAHGLAYHKIRSANSEFAGRLLKFLVSENPHKNVFFSPLSIATAFAMLSLGAKTSTLTNLLEGLGFNLTELQEREIHKGFQDLVYLLNTTKGKIQLESGNGLFIDNQLQPLQGFLDDVKNLYGAEVFAANFKDSEGVKKQINDYVDKKTYGKIPELLKSSLDPNTVMFLINYIFFKGNWKTSFNPTLTELQNFYVDKNTTIQVPMMMKKERLYYSREDELFSSMVVLPYEGNAWLILILPDEGKLEQALDSIITERVLSRFTKKRKVTIYLPRISISTTYNLEEVLPKIGLQDVFTNDADLSGISTQFKLRVSKVLHKAAFEVSENGTVAAAATGIGIQRYIAFHPIIMNFNRPFIVSLMDTNIHQHLFVGKIVNPIAKY, encoded by the exons ATGTTCCAAAGGAAAATGCAGCTGCCCCTCTACCTGCTCCTGCTAGTGGCCTGGATTCCAAAAGCTATTTTCTGCCAAGAGCAATCTGATACTGAAGAGCAGAGTGCCCATGGACTGGCCTATCACAAAATAAGGTCAGCAAATTCAGAATTTGCTGGACGATTGTTAAAGTTCTTAGTTTCTGAAAATCCTCACAAGAAtgtcttcttctctcccttgagCATTGCCACTGCCTTTGCCATGCTCTCCCTAGGGGCTAAAACATCTACTCTAACTAACCTTTTGGAAGGGTTGGGTTTTAATCTCACAGAGCTTCAAGAAAGGGAGATCCACAAAGGTTTCCAAGATCTTGTCTACCTACTAAACACAACAAAGGGCAAAATTCAACTGGAAAGTGGCAATGGCCTCTTCATTGATAATCAGCTTCAACCACTCCAAGGATTCTTAGATGATGTCAAGAACTTATATGGAGCTGAAGTATTTGCTGCAAACTTCAAAGATTCTGAAGGTGTTAAGAAGCAGATTAATGATTATGTTGATAAGAAAACATATGGAAAAATTCCAGAATTACTCAAGTCTAGTCTAGATCCCAACACAGTAATGTTTCTCATAAACTACATATTTTTTAAGG GAAATTGGAAAACATCTTTTAATCCCACCCTTACTGAGCTGCAGAATTTTTATGTAGATAAGAACACAACAATACAAGTGCCAATgatgatgaaaaaggaaagactgTACTACAGCCGTGAGGATGAATTGTTCTCTTCAATGGTTGTCCTGCCCTATGAGGGGAATGCCTGGTTAATTTTAATTCTACCAGATGAAGGCAAATTAGAGCAGGCACTGGATTCTATAATCACTGAAAGAGTACTATCTAGATTTACAAAAAAAAG GAAGGTGACTATTTATCTGCCCAGAATCTCAATCTCCACCACTTATAATCTTGAAGAAGTGCTTCCCAAAATTGGTTTACAAGATGTGTTCACTAATGATGCAGACCTCTCAGGTATTTCCACACAATTCAAACTACGAGTTTCCAAG GTATTACATAAGGCGGCATTTGAAGTAAGCGAGAATGGCACCGTGGCAGCTGCTGCCACAGGCATAGGAATCCAGCGTTACATAGCCTTTCACCCTATCATCATGAATTTCAACAGGCCCTTCATTGTATCCCTTATGGATACAAACATTCACCAGCACTTATTTGTAGGGAAAATTGTCAATCCCATAGCCAAATATTGA